One Rubripirellula reticaptiva genomic region harbors:
- a CDS encoding shikimate kinase, which translates to MLITRHLYLTGFRGTGKTSVAARLAAAWAAPSIDLDEVIEKKAEKSIREIFAEGGESLFRDLESAALVEVAAGRASIISLGGGAILRAENREVLASTGVRVWLDATADEICGRVLADASTADRRPALTALSQREEIERLLADRHDLYESSADFRVDTTGKSIDQVAAEVMKAVGKN; encoded by the coding sequence ATGTTGATCACACGCCACCTGTATTTGACTGGATTCCGCGGCACGGGCAAGACTTCCGTGGCCGCTAGGCTAGCGGCTGCTTGGGCCGCACCCTCGATCGACCTGGACGAGGTGATCGAGAAAAAGGCAGAAAAATCGATTCGCGAGATCTTCGCCGAAGGTGGCGAATCACTGTTTCGTGATCTCGAATCTGCGGCCCTCGTCGAAGTCGCGGCTGGTCGTGCATCGATCATTTCGTTAGGCGGAGGTGCGATTTTGCGTGCCGAAAACCGAGAAGTGTTGGCATCGACGGGCGTGCGAGTCTGGTTGGATGCGACGGCCGACGAGATCTGTGGCCGGGTATTGGCGGATGCGTCAACGGCCGACCGACGGCCTGCTCTGACCGCGTTGTCGCAGCGCGAAGAAATCGAGCGACTATTGGCCGATCGACACGACCTGTATGAATCGTCCGCTGATTTCCGCGTTGACACGACGGGCAAGTCGATCGACCAAGTCGCCGCCGAAGTCATGAAAGCAGTCGGGAAAAACTAG
- a CDS encoding SGNH/GDSL hydrolase family protein: MTKKAKSDKQPAAVNHAKSRRTAMIVGAIALSLLPFVVIEWAVRTFADPPAAVDVHSVVGLDHLQPLFELDPASDRYRIPDWRLQFFCRDSFPRVKSAGTRRVFVLGGSTVQGRPFSTETAFSTWLRLQLQAADPNTNFEVINCGGVSYASYRVAKILDEVLAYQPDAIVIYTGHNEFLEDRSYEHIRQLGPIRRSITRATSSWATARWIQRKLMPPEIRAPMILATEVDTRLDHIGGLDSYQNDPTWRSEVESQFSQSFSGMLSAAKAAKVPVIVCSPSSDLVNTPPFKSDPTVARFDASLTYAAGRAKWEAGEVAEAKRLLVLAKNQDICPLRATDAIVQSVHDACRDFETPMIDTDELFDMRNHLGAKVSDGIADPEFFADHVHPTIAGHQRIAAALLEKFTNKGWVTISSSSQARFEAAAASHLSSLDETYYARGRQRLRGLRRWASGRAALPIAEDQKSLE, encoded by the coding sequence ATGACAAAAAAAGCGAAATCCGACAAGCAACCTGCTGCTGTGAATCATGCAAAGTCACGCCGTACGGCGATGATCGTGGGGGCGATCGCGCTCTCACTGCTGCCGTTTGTCGTGATCGAATGGGCCGTACGAACTTTTGCGGATCCCCCCGCGGCCGTCGATGTTCACTCGGTCGTGGGCCTGGATCATTTGCAGCCACTGTTTGAACTGGACCCCGCGTCAGATCGATATCGCATTCCGGATTGGCGTTTACAATTCTTTTGTCGCGACTCGTTTCCACGCGTCAAATCCGCCGGCACGCGACGTGTGTTTGTGTTGGGAGGATCGACAGTTCAGGGGCGACCGTTTTCAACCGAGACTGCGTTTTCAACTTGGCTACGTTTGCAATTGCAGGCTGCTGACCCAAACACGAACTTCGAAGTCATCAATTGTGGCGGCGTTTCTTACGCCAGCTATCGCGTCGCAAAAATCCTTGACGAGGTGCTCGCCTATCAGCCTGACGCGATCGTGATCTACACCGGCCATAACGAATTCTTGGAAGACCGCAGCTACGAGCATATTCGCCAGCTCGGGCCGATTCGCCGCAGCATTACTCGGGCCACCTCGTCGTGGGCGACTGCTCGCTGGATCCAACGCAAACTGATGCCGCCTGAAATTCGCGCACCGATGATCTTGGCGACGGAAGTCGACACGCGGCTTGATCATATCGGTGGTCTGGATTCCTACCAGAACGATCCGACTTGGCGAAGCGAAGTGGAGAGTCAATTCAGTCAATCGTTCAGCGGAATGCTAAGTGCAGCGAAAGCTGCGAAGGTTCCCGTTATCGTTTGCTCGCCATCGAGCGATTTGGTCAACACACCACCCTTCAAATCAGATCCCACGGTGGCACGTTTCGACGCATCGCTGACTTACGCCGCGGGCCGGGCGAAATGGGAAGCAGGAGAAGTCGCCGAGGCAAAACGATTGCTCGTGCTGGCTAAAAACCAAGACATTTGCCCTTTGCGCGCAACCGATGCGATCGTCCAATCCGTACATGACGCCTGTCGTGATTTCGAGACACCGATGATCGATACCGACGAATTGTTTGACATGCGAAATCACCTAGGCGCGAAAGTGTCCGACGGAATTGCAGATCCCGAATTTTTTGCGGACCACGTTCACCCAACCATTGCCGGGCACCAACGAATCGCGGCTGCACTTTTGGAAAAGTTCACCAACAAAGGGTGGGTCACAATCAGCTCATCATCCCAAGCGAGGTTCGAAGCCGCGGCGGCTTCGCATCTGTCATCGCTCGACGAGACGTATTATGCACGCGGTCGTCAACGGTTGAGGGGACTTCGCCGCTGGGCGTCCGGGCGGGCGGCACTGCCGATTGCAGAAGACCAAAAGTCGCTAGAATAA
- the lptB gene encoding LPS export ABC transporter ATP-binding protein: MTSENPWILEAFELQKTYGRRRVVDGVNLHVGRGEIVGLLGPNGAGKSTSFRMICGLVEPDRGRVYLDGADVTTWPMYRRARDGHMGYLPQEPSVFKSLTVEQNISALLELLGIDRKARKARTDELLEEFNITHIRKSKAGGLSGGERRRLEIARCLVSNPKIVMLDEPFAGIDPVTVQSIQEVILQLRESGISVLITDHAAREILGTVDRCYVIYQGQVLIDGTPEEVKRHPKVREEYLGDLDGVERNQPPHATVPKPHFGAAPSSQKAPKRRITDV, from the coding sequence ATGACTAGCGAAAACCCGTGGATCTTAGAGGCCTTCGAGCTTCAAAAGACGTATGGCCGTCGACGGGTTGTTGACGGTGTGAATTTGCACGTCGGCCGCGGCGAAATTGTGGGCTTGCTAGGTCCCAACGGTGCGGGCAAATCGACCAGTTTTCGCATGATCTGTGGACTGGTCGAACCGGATCGAGGCCGCGTCTATCTGGACGGTGCCGACGTGACCACGTGGCCGATGTATCGCCGCGCTCGAGATGGGCACATGGGTTACCTGCCACAGGAACCGAGCGTGTTCAAGAGTTTGACGGTTGAGCAAAATATCTCGGCATTGTTGGAACTACTTGGCATCGACCGCAAGGCACGCAAAGCTCGCACGGACGAGTTGCTCGAAGAGTTTAACATCACCCACATTCGTAAAAGCAAAGCGGGCGGCCTCTCCGGTGGCGAGCGACGTCGGTTGGAGATCGCTCGCTGTTTGGTTTCCAATCCAAAAATTGTGATGCTTGACGAACCGTTTGCCGGGATTGACCCGGTCACGGTCCAGTCGATTCAAGAAGTGATTCTGCAGCTGCGTGAAAGTGGAATCAGCGTGCTGATCACGGACCACGCAGCCCGAGAAATCTTAGGAACGGTGGATCGCTGCTACGTAATCTATCAAGGCCAGGTCTTAATCGACGGCACACCCGAAGAAGTCAAACGGCACCCCAAGGTTCGCGAAGAATACCTTGGTGACTTGGATGGCGTTGAACGAAACCAACCGCCGCATGCCACCGTTCCGAAGCCTCACTTCGGCGCCGCGCCAAGTTCGCAAAAGGCACCGAAACGCCGGATCACCGACGTTTAG
- the lepB gene encoding signal peptidase I has product MARAKNADRIKQEAAEAAANQDQRTPAEKRAESFRVAAQRETVEAFVVAFILALLFRAFLAEAFVIPTGSMAPTLMGAHKDLSCDQCGQQFQVGASRERSGASTNLVVVGGVCPNCRHVNSLDLKDNGEDTTFNGDRILVSKFKYMIHDPDRWDVIVFKYPGNPKQNYIKRLVGLPTETLTLSHGDVYARRTGTNDKSMILRKPPTTLMAMSQLVYDTDFQSESLVNADYPSRWQAWAEGADSPPENSWTTDRKTDGFVATVKAPADADQWLRYFHRFPTDEQWSAADAGQSLSDVDAYQSQAITDFYAYDSYIHVPAGYVYKERPSTSGGGSLERSLNGGFSNGEFNENYDSGAGPEQFRGVAIWGGQDSGNQQIGRDGMHWVGDLIAEADIETSSDAKEVTLEIVEAGVKYQCRINLADGRAKLTIIDAGSGKGETRNFTGANSSPTAETGFKAGSRHTVRLSNCDDQLVLWVDGDVIEFDSLTTFDARDYRSRDEDYPRWSKNDPLDAAPVGLAVKGGEATVRHLQIRRDKYYIATNNANFGGINDYDNSTLFRLAGSGVSMGDIQSVFAMPQRWDEFIGWQARRTVSFTLHEDQFFPMGDNSPESLDARCWAGTKSQYKLPRGVNEPAWRWADDSYVPRDLLVGKALVVFWPHSWSSPVPFTPNFKRMKLIR; this is encoded by the coding sequence ATGGCCCGAGCCAAAAACGCTGATCGAATCAAACAAGAAGCAGCGGAGGCGGCCGCCAATCAAGATCAACGCACGCCTGCCGAGAAGCGCGCCGAGTCGTTTCGGGTCGCCGCCCAGCGAGAAACCGTCGAAGCCTTCGTGGTCGCGTTCATCCTGGCGCTGCTGTTTCGCGCCTTCTTGGCCGAAGCCTTCGTGATCCCCACTGGTTCGATGGCACCGACATTGATGGGAGCCCACAAAGACTTGTCGTGCGACCAGTGTGGACAACAGTTCCAAGTTGGTGCGAGTCGCGAACGATCCGGTGCAAGCACGAACTTGGTTGTCGTCGGCGGTGTCTGCCCGAACTGTCGTCACGTCAATTCGTTGGACCTAAAGGACAACGGCGAAGACACCACATTCAATGGCGACCGAATCCTGGTCAGCAAATTCAAATACATGATCCACGATCCCGATCGATGGGATGTGATTGTCTTCAAGTATCCAGGAAATCCCAAGCAAAACTACATCAAGCGATTGGTCGGATTGCCGACCGAAACGCTGACGCTTAGCCACGGCGATGTTTACGCGCGTCGCACCGGTACGAACGACAAGTCGATGATCCTGCGCAAACCGCCGACCACGTTGATGGCGATGAGCCAGTTGGTCTACGACACTGACTTCCAATCCGAGTCGCTCGTCAATGCTGACTACCCAAGTCGCTGGCAAGCATGGGCCGAAGGCGCCGATTCGCCGCCGGAAAACTCTTGGACCACCGACCGTAAAACGGACGGCTTTGTCGCAACGGTCAAGGCACCGGCTGACGCTGATCAATGGCTGCGTTACTTCCATCGCTTTCCCACCGACGAACAATGGTCGGCCGCGGATGCCGGTCAATCACTTTCGGACGTTGACGCGTATCAGTCGCAAGCGATCACCGATTTTTACGCCTACGATTCGTACATCCATGTCCCGGCCGGATACGTTTACAAGGAACGGCCGTCAACATCAGGCGGTGGCAGTCTGGAACGATCGCTCAACGGCGGATTTAGCAACGGCGAGTTCAACGAAAACTACGACAGTGGCGCTGGGCCCGAACAATTTCGGGGTGTCGCCATTTGGGGCGGTCAAGACAGCGGAAACCAGCAAATTGGTCGTGACGGCATGCACTGGGTTGGCGACCTGATCGCCGAAGCTGATATCGAGACCAGTAGTGATGCAAAAGAAGTCACGCTCGAAATCGTCGAAGCCGGCGTCAAGTATCAGTGCCGAATCAATCTTGCCGACGGCAGGGCAAAGCTCACGATCATCGACGCCGGCTCAGGGAAAGGTGAAACCAGGAACTTCACCGGAGCAAACTCTTCGCCAACAGCCGAAACTGGATTCAAGGCCGGTTCGCGCCATACGGTTCGACTGAGCAACTGCGATGACCAATTGGTCCTCTGGGTCGATGGCGACGTGATCGAGTTTGATTCGTTGACTACTTTCGATGCCCGCGATTATCGGAGTCGCGACGAAGATTATCCACGTTGGTCGAAAAACGATCCGCTCGACGCTGCACCGGTTGGGTTGGCGGTGAAGGGTGGTGAGGCAACGGTTCGACATCTGCAGATTCGCCGTGACAAGTATTACATTGCCACCAACAATGCTAACTTCGGCGGCATCAACGATTACGACAACAGCACGCTGTTCCGGTTGGCCGGCAGCGGCGTTTCGATGGGAGACATTCAAAGTGTTTTTGCGATGCCCCAACGCTGGGACGAATTTATCGGCTGGCAAGCTCGGCGTACCGTTTCGTTCACCTTGCACGAAGACCAGTTTTTCCCAATGGGCGACAACAGCCCCGAGAGCCTCGACGCGAGATGCTGGGCCGGCACGAAAAGCCAGTACAAACTGCCTCGCGGTGTCAATGAACCGGCTTGGCGATGGGCCGATGATTCCTATGTGCCGCGTGACTTGTTGGTCGGCAAGGCGCTGGTGGTTTTCTGGCCGCACTCGTGGAGTTCGCCGGTTCCGTTTACGCCGAACTTCAAGCGAATGAAATTGATTCGGTAA